In Sphingobium sp. Z007, one DNA window encodes the following:
- the ppa gene encoding inorganic diphosphatase, which produces MNIELIPVGDDPPNSLNVIIEVPVGGEPVKYEFDKASGALFVDRILHTPMRYPANYGFVPHTLSPDGDPLDALVIARSPFVPGSVVRARPIAVLNLEDEAGGDEKLVCVPDNKTFPYYADISEKDDLPGIVMEQIEHFFTHYKDLEKTKWVRIGTWGGADDAKQITLEAIARYQASKKTA; this is translated from the coding sequence ATGAATATCGAACTGATCCCGGTCGGCGACGATCCGCCCAACAGCCTGAACGTCATCATCGAAGTGCCGGTCGGCGGCGAGCCGGTGAAATATGAATTCGACAAGGCCAGCGGCGCGTTGTTCGTGGACCGCATTTTGCACACACCGATGCGCTACCCGGCCAATTATGGTTTCGTGCCGCACACGCTGTCGCCCGACGGCGATCCGCTGGACGCGCTTGTCATCGCGCGCTCGCCTTTCGTGCCCGGATCGGTCGTGCGTGCGCGCCCGATCGCGGTGCTGAACCTGGAAGACGAAGCGGGTGGCGACGAGAAACTGGTCTGCGTGCCCGACAACAAGACTTTCCCATATTATGCCGACATCAGCGAGAAGGACGATCTGCCCGGCATCGTGATGGAGCAGATCGAGCATTTCTTCACCCACTATAAGGATTTGGAAAAGACCAAGTGGGTTCGCATCGGCACCTGGGGCGGGGCGGACGACGCCAAGCAGATCACGCTGGAAGCGATCGCGCGTTATCAGGCGAGCAAGAAGACGGCGTAA